The nucleotide sequence TACATCCATGATATAAATTATACTTAgttataatgaatgatttcttggataaatctcTATAGTctgacaggattttgtttaagATTTTTGAGTCAATATTCACTAATGATGTTGTCCTATActcttctttttgtgttttttctttccctggtttaagcattaggattatatttgtttcataaaaggattctTATAGGGTGTTTTCTCAatatttgagaataatttgtgaaatgTGGGTACTAATTGTTCCTGAAAAGTTTGATAGAGTCctcctgtgaatccatcaggaccaAGAGTTAATTTTTTTGGTGGTTCCTTTAGAACcaaatctattttcttctctaagaCTGGGTTATTTAACATCTCTCTCTGGTCTTCTGATAGTttggatattttatgtttttgaaggtattcaatttctttaatattctcagttttgttagcatataactgtgCATTGTATGTTCTgcgtattctatttcttcttgcttTGTTGTGATTTCATCACGCTCatttactgttttattgatttgattttctgcctttttttttggtgggggtggggagaagggagctaGATGGCTGCAgatagagtgctagtcctggaatcaggaagattcattttcctgagttcaaatctagcctcattcatttattactgtgtgatcctgggcaagtcacttaaccctgtttgcctcagtttcctcatctgtaaaatgagctggagaaggaaatggcaaacccttccagtatctttgccaagaaaacccccattcAGGaccacgaagagttggatatgactgaaatgacccgacaataagaaaaaatataagataATATGGTGATAAAGACAAAATTCTTCAGACTCTGCtctgaaggagtttatattctaagggTCCTGttccaatgtctcccatgtctcataatcTATACACATCTGGAGCATATAAGTTTAATGTTTATATTGGTTAGTTGTccatggttcctttcagcataatgtagtttctttgtttatcctttttaatctttttttttaaaataggaagtcACTTTTATTTGATACGTGATTTACAAAAtgttagaaagaataaaaatgagatacaTTATTTTAATTGCAAACAATTATAGCATTTTCTAAAAAAACCAACAAGATTTTCATGCTTTTCCTCCCAGACTTCTCTTGATGAAGTATCCTACTAACTTCTGTGGTTTCTTTTGATACTCAACAAGCACCTCACGGGAGCTGCTAACCTGATCTTCACGGAGAGGATTTAGCAGAGTAGCAGACACGACAGCAGCTTTGATGCCACTGGCACCACACATGGGTGCAAAGATAGAAGATTCCACCTCAATGTTTCTGATTCCCGCATCATAAGCCGCCTGTAAAAATTCTTGCTTATCCTCATCAGTATATGAGCGGAAAGCACCATCCAGCCGAACCTGACCTTCATAGAAGTCTAAGGGACACATTGTGTTTCCTGTAATAGTATTAAACTCATTCATCTTCTTGGCACAGGCCATTATTTCCTGGTTTAGGTCATCACTGAGCTCCGTACTTTGCACTATGCATTTCCCCAAAACAATTTGTTCAAATTTAGGTTTGAAGCAAGAATCCCTAGCTTTTCTAGTTAGCACCTCTGAACCAGACTCTAGACCTATTCCACCACATACGCCAATGTGAATGACAACAACATTGGAACACTTGGCTTTATACAGTAACTTGATGAGTTCATGTAACATGATTCCAATAGAAGAAACTCCCATACCATGGCTAACTGATAACACAGGTCCAATCTTATACATGGCATAGAAGTCAGTTCCTTCACAAATGTTAGCACGGTCCATGCCAGGTGGTGCAAGCCTCAACTCTTCACCGAGATAGCTAATGAAAGCTTTTATCTGGGCAGGACTTCCTTCAACACATACAAACTTCACATCTCCAAACATGGCCTGTAAATCATGAGTTTTAGTTCCACAATTGAAATGGTAAAGAATATTCTTCATTTCTGTGATATTTGGGTTTGAAAGGTGAATTGAGTGTTCATCTGAACACCGCAGATTTCCAGGCTTCTTTTCCTGAGTTGTCATTTTTTGGCTTCAAGCCGgaccctctctctgcctctttggaATTCCTCATCTCCGAGACCCTTTCAAATCTTTTGAatgtttgattttgctttgtcagatagcATAATTGCAACTCTTGCTTTTTTGGGGTTCACTTGATGCGTAGTaaaatttctttctgttctctcagttttgttttactttattttatttttgttttttgaatttgtttcttttaagcAACAGGTtgtagagttttgttttcttatctaatctgccactccttcattttattagattgcttaattcattcacatttaaattaccagagttaggtttatattttcttctatttgtctttattctttgtattccttATAGAATTAAAACTTTCAAGGTATCCCTCTCTTATGACCTCCCCCCCTAAGCATTTTCTATCATTGCCTTGTAGAGCTTGCTCTTTGGATTCTCCTTTTCCGTTGTGCCTTACTGCTAGAACTATGTCAGTTCCTGCAGATGACATAGAGATCACTGCCCCATGGCAGGGTATGGGGTTGAGCTTTATTTCAAGCCCAGACACGTCTcctgcccctttccctctcttcctccactcTCTGGCAGAGATCTTTTAGAGGACAGAATGTTGCTGCCACATTGGCTGTTGTGGCCTCAGCAAATTTCAACAGCCTAGAGCTCAGACTTCCATGGTCCTACAAaggcagaaagggggaggggtcAAGGTATGGGGTTGGGATTTGGTGCAAACCTGTGAGTCAGCTAGTATGGCCTTCCTGCCGGTAGCATGGTTAACACTGGGGTAGTGGGTGCTAAGTAAGCTCAGAGTATGTattagtgggtttttttaatcttcttttgagTTCCTAATATCCTAGACAAGGGATGAGGAACTTCctgtctcaaggccacatgtggccctctaggtcctttgactgaatccaaacttcaaagaacaaatacccttaagaaaagaatttgttctgtaaaacttggactcagtcaaaaggccgcacccaaggactgagaaggccacatgtggctttgaggtcgcaggttcctcacccctgtcctagaccatggaagagagctgaagttgctttatctttggtgcatagtTTCTGTTTTGGGGAGCTTTTAAAGGTTATGGGGATCATAGAAAATGTCTAATCCTCCATCTTGTTTGTCACATAACCCAGAAGAACAGTTTTTGTTGTTATATCACATTAACTTGTGaacatttccctttctcctccctaccTAAGGaaccatctcttgtaacaaagattaaaaaaagaaaagaaaaaagaaaaaacctcaaCACATCAACCAGGTATGACATTATATGCAACATCCCATATACAAAGTCTTCCATCCCTGcaatgaagaaagggagaaaacctTATTTTCTGACATGTAAGCAGTGTGAACATGGTGGGTTTTGGAGGTTTCTCTTTTTGTCCATATAGATTCTGTGTAAACATGAGTCTGTCAAAGTAACTTGCAGGGAGGCAAGAATAGATATCTATGGAGCTTTTTCCTTCCTATCCTTCTCCAAGGGTAGGTTTTGATTTCTGCCAGAAGAAGCAGAAGGCTGAGGCCAGAGGCTGGCCActctgttctcctcagagagagggagtaCAAGGCTAAAATTATatttgctcccttaaatattgttagttttGGGGAAATTGTTCTGGCCCCAAGCtaggtatctatctatctatctatctctctagctatctgtctgtctgtctgtctttctgtctgtctgcctatgtCTATGTCTACGTCTACGTCTACGTCTACGTCTACGTCTAAGTCTGTCTTCAAGGCTTAACTCCCTTCTAACCAAATGAATACATAtagaaaatagcaaataaatccaTTTTTCCAAACAAATAGCTAacagaaatcaaacaaaaaatattatactcatacatgtatgcatatatgcagttatcccttccacatcattgGGGATAGGGGAATGGCACCCCCAAGATCtgaaaaatccatgtaaaatttttggccctccctttgtaccagagaataagtctgaattattatagtattaaaagataaaatatgttgatattatacaacactatatacatattttatacatttctgagtttctaaatttttttttgtatgatctactggccttcatgtgttgtcTCCAGCTTCCACAAAATTCTTcctaaattcccatttaatttcttacgtCGACCTGCGATATACTGAAACCACCATGGGGAAAGTCTAAAtgcagaagggataactgtatgtatatgtgtgtgtgcatgtgtatgtgtgtatctgtattcatctctctccccttctctctgtctctgtctcttcctctctctctctgaagaacAGAGTGAATGAGTTTTCCCATCGGGAgagagataactcagctcaaccaagagagtctCAGATATTACTCAAGGGGAAATTCCCCCAAGTCTCTAGTGCAGTAAACTGGAAATAAGGACATGGCTGAAGGGCTGGCTCCTCTATATGTTGGCATCTTCCCAGAGACTTTCTCTTCTTAGGTTGAAGGGAGGTTGGAACCATGTGTCTTCTCTCATGAAACTAGAAGCCAGAACTCTTCAATGTTTCTTCCCTCTGGCTCTCACCAACTCTCCCCCTCACCCAGGTGTGGATCACTGAGTAATCAATCTCTCCCAATGAGGAAAGTCTCCTCCAAATGGTCCTTTGAATCCAGGGTTACTGATCTCTTGGAAATCCATACATCTCCTCTGCTAGGCTGCCTTAGTTCTAAAAAATGGACCCCTACTCATTTCCAGAACTCTTCTCCTAAACCCAACATATCTGTAATCTTCCATGCTGGAGAATCTTCTGTGCTGGAAACTTTCAGCTCCCATGTTGCTTCTCCCTGCTTGTGACATATCAGACTTGCTTGCTAAGCATCTGGCCTCGACCCATAAAGCCCACCAGACCCCATCAGTATTGTTTAGCCCTTTGGGATCCAGATGTTCCTGCATCCAACCACACATTTGTGTGCCAGGGGTTAAGTTTCTGTTCCATTGTTTcctcctctttgtgaccccatttgggatttttttttggcaaagatactggagtgatttgccacttccttctccagctcattttacaggtcaggaaactgaggcaaactgggttaagtggctagtaagtatccaaggccagatttcagctcaggtcttcctaactccaggcccagtactttttccactgttccacctagcagCCCCTCTCACTGCATCCTCCTTTTTCCTGTTACAGCCCAAAGATCATCTCCTCTGAGGTTTAGCAGTATCCCTCAAAGACTGACTGAGTCAAACAAGTGACCTCTACCCTGGTGTATCTTTGTCCCTCTGGTGACTAtaacaacataacataacataacataacataacataacataacataacataacataacataacataacataacatagcatagcataacataatgatatgatatgatataacataatataataatatgatatggtataacataatataatacaacaatataacacaacagtataataatatgatatgatatggtgTGATATAACataatgatatgatatgatataacataatataataatatgatataatatgatatggtataacataatataatacaacAATATAACACAACAGTGTAATAATATGATATTatatggtatgatatgatatataatatgatatatgacATAATATGAtgtcatatatcatatatcatatcatatcatattgtatCATATCGCATCATAATATTTACTTGGAGCCCTTCCTCTCTTATAGCCTTCATTGCCCGCCTTTATGCCCTCCCTTGTACAAGTTAAAATGCACCTATCACTTTTAGTATTACAGGCTAGCACGCCTCCTGTGTGAAGCCACCCGAGCTTGGACCACGAGACCTCGTGAACAGTGGTGGTATCTTCTCCCCTCACCAGACAGCAAGCTCTGTGATGGCAAAGACTACGGCTCATCTAGATTTTGAGTTGGCCTCAGTGCCTCGGACATTGTTGCTGTTCtgtcgtgtccagctctttgtgaccctgttgaCCATAGCACGCCAATACCGCTCACGGagtttttttgggcaaagatactagtggtttgctatttccttctccagtggttaaatgacttacccgggtcacacagctgagaagtgtatgaggctggatttgaacttaggtcttcccaactccaggcccagtgctctatcctctgagccacctagctgctctggatgtagttggtgcttaataaatgtttcttgattggtCATGTTGAAATTGCAAAGTGGGATTTTCTCTGTGGGGCTTCTGATTTCTTCAgtctttcttccccttcattgttttcacatttcttcttttccaacTAGTTCTGTGGAAAGGGGCTGAAAAAACTCATTCATGTACAGGCAATTACAATTGATAAGGCTGAAGGCATTTTCCCTCTTAGGGGTATACGTCCTTTGAGGACACATTGAAGCCTCGTACCAAAGGGATTTACCAGGAACTGTGAGAATGCAAGCATTGTGGAAGCAGGTGGAAGAAGGGTTGGGAGGGGATGGGATGCTGAGGGAGAGAGTCGTTGCAGGCAGCCACCCACTCTATGAGTAAGGTTGGCCCTGGTGATGATGGTGCTACATTCTGGCTCTTCATCACACATCATTTGCATTACTCTGGTAGCAAgagtatagtggacagagcactggacgtAGAATCAAGAGAGATGTGAGTCCAAATCCAGGCTCTAGAATTTATTAGTTATAtgcctttggacaagtcacacacttttcagtttctttcttttttagaaaaaatttttttggtcacATTTTGAGTTccgaactgtctccctccctgcctctctctccaacccacactagagaaggcaacaatttgacatagattttatatatgtatatatatatacacacacatacacatgtatatacatacacgcacatatatgtacatatacacatgtgagtatgtatatctgtatatgcatgtgcatatatgtatgtgtacatacatacatacatacatacatacatacatacatacgtaaaACCATACtgtgcatacttctatttacctCTAGGGGTGGATCCatattccatcatgagtcctttgtagttgatttgggtatttataataactCAGAGTAACAATCACTCGCAGTTCTTTcgacaatgttgctgttactggtatacaatgttctcttggttctgctcatccAATGCTTcactatttcatgcaagtctttctctgtttttccaaaatcactgagctcatcatttgtCACAGCACAGtgctattccatcacaatcatataccacagcttgttcagtcattcctcaattgactggcatccccacaatttcccattctttgctcacacaaagaaagctgctatgaatattctagaacatataggttctttcccttcttctgtgatcaccttgggaaacagatctaatagcagtattgctgggtcaaagggataCATAGTTTCAGAACTCTTTGGGCATCATTCcagattgcttttcaaaatgcttagatcagttcacagttccaccaacagtgtattagtgtctcaattttcttgtATCTCCTCCAATGTttgccattttccccttctaCCATTTTAGGCAATTtgataggtgtaagatgatacctcaaagttgttttaatttgcatttctctaatcaataatgacagagaattttttcatgtgattatatatagttttgatttcttcattgaaaaactgcttGTTTGTatcctttcatcatttatcaattagggaatgattcacattcttataaatttgacaaaattctccACATATGTGAGATATGAGTCCTTTATATGAGAAATTGTGTAAaagtcccctccccccacttttcccctttccttataatcttggctacattggttttatttttacaaaatctttttagtataatcaaaattatccattttatgtctcacaatgctctctatcacttgtttattCATAAGTTCTTTTCTTATCCGTAAGACTGATAGATAATattgttccatgttcttctaattttcttatatctccctttatatgtaggtcatgtatccattttgactttaccttTGTAAATGGTATAAAATTGGCCTATatccaatttctgccagattgctgtTCCCAACCATTTTTGCCAAATgctgaattcttatccccaaaacttaaatctttacatctgtgaaacacaaggttactataatcatttgctCTTGTCTACattatgtctactctgttcctctgatccacctttctatttcttagccagtaccacataGTTTTACTGCCTTATAACATTGTTTAAGagctccttcctttacatttttaaaaattaattccttttatattcttgaccttttgttcttccaaatgaattttgttattttttttctagctcaataaaattttttCTGTAATTTAATTGGGGTGGCATTGAACAAGTAGGctagtttaggtagaattatcactttatattggctctgccaccTATTCTCCAactatttaaatctgactttatttctgtaaaaagtgttttctaattatcttcatgtagttcctgggtttgtcttggcagtcaTACTCTCAGGGATTTTATACTgcttacagttattttaagtggggcatctcttactatctcttcttgtcAGGTTTTATTGgtgatatacagaaatgctgatgatttatgtggatttattttatatcctgttatTTTGCTAAAATGATTAATTGTTCCAACTAACTtattagttgactctctaggattttccaagtataccatccTACCATCCACaaaaagatagttttattacctccttGCTCAATctgatttcttcaatttttttctcttattgctattagTAGCATTTCTGATATAGTAGTGAATAACATTGGTGATAATGAACAttcttgttttacccctgatcttattgggaaggcgtctagcttatccccatcacaaataatgcttgtgaatggttttaggtagatgcttatcattttaaggaaaaatccatttaccGTCTCAATTATCTtgacctgtaaaacagggataataataggctTCACTgtctatctctcagggttgttgggacTATAAAGTACATTATAAACCTTAAGCTATTATAGAAAGGTGAGCTGTCAGAACAGTTGAACTTTAGCTCTGGCTCTGCTGCTAATTAGCTCTATGACCTGGGACAAGTTATTTACCTTGCCTGCTTCCTTATCGggtaaatgaaagggttggactccATTAAGGGCTTTCTAACCTTTTTGTGAAGCCCCACTTTTCCATTTCCCACAAGTCTTGGGCTGAGCTTTATTGTACTTTCTCCTTTTTGTCACAGATTCTTCCCAGGTTCAGAATACCCTCAAACTGCTTTGATGTGGTATGCTTAGGTCTGATTTCATGAGGCTTCAGATAGACCAGTCttagtcaattagcatttattaagcacctactatgtacaaggcaagGCATTAAGCCAGGTTATGGGGATAcagagggaaaaatgaaacagtccctgcccttgaaggTGGGATGGTGACTATCATGCACACACAGAAAAATAGGAGGCAATTTTAAGAGGCTGATGGGTGTAGGGTGGGGTCATGGATAGTTTCACAGCCCCAGAGTAGAACCCTGAAGAAAGATAAGATTTCCAAGAGCTGGAAGATGTGAGTGTCTGTGTGAAGGCATGGAGATGAGTGAATATTCACTCTCCAGAAAGTAG is from Trichosurus vulpecula isolate mTriVul1 chromosome 7, mTriVul1.pri, whole genome shotgun sequence and encodes:
- the LOC118856069 gene encoding uridine phosphorylase 1-like; amino-acid sequence: MTTQEKKPGNLRCSDEHSIHLSNPNITEMKNILYHFNCGTKTHDLQAMFGDVKFVCVEGSPAQIKAFISYLGEELRLAPPGMDRANICEGTDFYAMYKIGPVLSVSHGMGVSSIGIMLHELIKLLYKAKCSNVVVIHIGVCGGIGLESGSEVLTRKARDSCFKPKFEQIVLGKCIVQSTELSDDLNQEIMACAKKMNEFNTITGNTMCPLDFYEGQVRLDGAFRSYTDEDKQEFLQAAYDAGIRNIEVESSIFAPMCGASGIKAAVVSATLLNPLREDQVSSSREVLVEYQKKPQKLVGYFIKRSLGGKA